The proteins below come from a single Triplophysa rosa linkage group LG12, Trosa_1v2, whole genome shotgun sequence genomic window:
- the ankrd67 gene encoding ankyrin repeat domain-containing protein, with product MSSAGPELHWRWLELHDSVSMGSGERRVQTATGTRQWRIHRRPKPIYSVLDERRLHYAAWEGCLEQVKATLEHGVPANCQDPYGWTAVHHASFKGHLPLVKFILQTGQVEVNCQDFFNCTPLHRSCSGGNPDTTEFLLQKGASHEARSRSGQTPLHLATANGHLGTARVLLQHLASPNPQDFHKWTPLHWAVFGGWGDVVELLLDNGADVEGGRGVGMSPLQLAVLVRNEAGVRLLLHRGADANTRGPNGRTALHLCACSGDKKILQHLLKGGAKLDIRDGDVASPLHLAARSGSRTVVHLLILNGAGLEDRDNLKMTPLHYTTLRDNAEAAKLLLHYGADVNARERLGQTPLHLASERGHLKVLKVLLDKGADPFVRSSWRETAEDVARTHNQPCILQLLQQHQMMRRRDQDSKEKE from the exons ATGTCCAGCGCAGGCCCAGAATTGCATTGGAGGTGGTTGGAGCTTCACGACTCTGTGTCGATGGGATCTGGAGAGAGGAGGGTTCAGACTGCTACGGGGACCAGACAGTGGAGGATCCATCGGCGACCCAAACCCATATACTCAGTGTTGGATGAGCGCAGGCTGCATTATGCTGCTTGGGAGGGCTGTCTGGAGCAGGTCAAGGCCACGCTGGAACATGGAGTTCCCGCGAACTGCCA GGACCCATATGGTTGGACAGCTGTCCACCATGCCTCATTCAAAGGTCATCTCCCATTGGTCAAGTTCATCTTGCAAACGGGCCAGGTGGAGGTAAACTGCCAGGACTTCTTTAACTGCACCCCCCTGCACCGCTCCTGCAGCGGAGGAAACCCAGACACCACCGAGTTTCTCCTCCAGAAAGGTGCATCACATGAAGCAAGGTCCCGCTCCGGCCAGACGCCCCTTCATCTGGCTACAGCCAACGGACACTTGGGCACAGCTCGCGTTCTGCTCCAGCACCTGGCTTCACCAAACCCCCAGGACTTTCATAAGTGGACACCCCTGCACTGGGCGGTTTTTGGGGGCTGGGGGGATGTTGTGGAGCTCCTGCTGGATAACGGAGCAGATGTGGAGGGTGGAAGAGGTGTGGGGATGAGTCCACTGCAGCTGGCGGTGCTCGTGCGGAATGAGGCAGGGGTGAGATTGCTGCTCCACAGAGGTGCAGATGCCAATACGAGAGGACCTAATGGGCGGACAGCATTGCACCTGTGCGCCTGTTCTGGAGACAAGAAG ATCCTCCAGCATTTGTTAAAAGGAGGGGCCAAGCTTGACATCAGGGATGGAGACGTCGCTTCTCCGCTGCACCTGGCTGCCCGCAGCGGCTCTAGGACTGTGGTGCACCTGTTGATTCTGAATGGCGCAGGACTTGAAGACAGGGACAACCTCAAAATGACACCACTGCATTACACAACGCTCAGGGACAATGCGGAGGCTGCCAAGCTCTTACTGCACTACGGGGCGGATGTGAATGCTAGAGAGAGGCTGGGGCAGACGCCCTTGCACCTGGCCTCTGAGAGAGGTCACTTAAAG GTACTCAAGGTTTTGCTAGACAAAGGTGCCGATCCCTTTGTAAGGAGCAGCTGGAGAGAGACAGCAGAGGATGTTGCAAGGACACACAATCAGCCGTGTATTCTTCAGCTCCTTCAGCAACACCAGATGATGCGGAGGAGGGATCAAGACTCCAAAGAGAAAGAATGA